The Desulfosporosinus sp. Sb-LF sequence GTTACCACAGTCCCTTGAAGAAACTCCTCCAAATCCTTCTTGTTGAAGGGTCCCTGCAAAACCTAACTCTTGAGCAATTTGTTCTTTTAACTGGTAAGACATAATGCTATTTCGTCGTCTTGACATGTGGAATCCTCCCTTCGAATGGTAGTTTCTTTCAACAATACTGTTGATGAAAGTGTTATTAGTATAACTTTTTATTGGGACAGTATGTAATGGAGTCGCGAATTTTGATGGAAAATAAGGAATAAATAACTGTTTTTAAATGAATAATGTATTACGTGAGAAAACACTTGACTTCATAGAGCGGACATTCTATAA is a genomic window containing:
- a CDS encoding small, acid-soluble spore protein, alpha/beta type, producing MSRRRNSIMSYQLKEQIAQELGFAGTLQQEGFGGVSSRDCGNMVKMAIELAERNLPGSNMT